The following proteins come from a genomic window of Mariniflexile sp. TRM1-10:
- a CDS encoding Dps family protein — MILNSIGLDIEKTKDLAKDLNNLLANFQIYYQNLRGIHWNIKGKRFFDLHVKFEELYTDANMKVDLIAERILTLGETPLHTFKDYIENAQVPVGKNISQDEKAVTLIVDSLTELLKIERAILDKSNDANDEGTNSMMSDFITEQEKTIWMMKAWLSETV, encoded by the coding sequence TGGATTAGATATTGAAAAGACCAAAGATTTAGCAAAGGATCTAAATAATTTGTTAGCGAATTTTCAAATATATTATCAAAATTTGCGCGGGATACATTGGAACATCAAAGGGAAGCGATTTTTTGATTTGCACGTGAAGTTTGAAGAATTATACACTGATGCGAATATGAAAGTAGATTTAATTGCGGAACGCATATTAACATTGGGGGAAACGCCGCTTCATACCTTTAAGGATTATATTGAAAACGCACAAGTGCCAGTTGGAAAAAACATATCGCAAGATGAAAAGGCGGTAACTCTTATAGTTGATTCTTTGACGGAATTATTGAAAATTGAGCGTGCCATTTTAGATAAATCGAATGATGCTAACGATGAAGGAACAAACTCTATGATGAGTGATTTTATAACGGAACAGGAAAAAACCATTTGGATGATGAAAGCTTGGTTAAGCGAAACGGTATAA